In Nematostella vectensis chromosome 2, jaNemVect1.1, whole genome shotgun sequence, one genomic interval encodes:
- the LOC5521865 gene encoding tripartite motif-containing protein 2 isoform X8, translating to MWRITTTRKLAEFEHKMASVQRDDLDLGPTPDSPMMPGSNVNLFCPLCHEMFANPRLLPCLHTFCKRCLENLVPPRSHTLSCPSCRLDVALGERGINGFAPNFVVTTMIDVAAVRNHDQKPILCSSCEEKLPAAARCIECMDFLCYDCRNAHMRLRLTKTHRVVSIEELRSSSHPEDLLHRPIFCSDHGHEKLRYFCESCDQAICRECTMTTHSTANHKYTQLTDTIDKQTNSIQTLVEKLRRKIPAVEQSTKDVEEVTCRLEARAEVAKSEVQKCFPRILKILQDREKSMMNEVESVVRQKSNVLSMQQERLENELKRLSITCTFTEQVLRHGNSVEILVVKKQLCERLNELITAKFQGEPEENDIVYFVANQEDVVRAIEGLGQIKTSQAFPTMCAVADNVNRAFRGKKSLFSVQTRDHLGNPCSGGGEDVLVDVYSADGRTVPAEVRSDPTTGSYSKRLIHHSNLSPTDSWSQGREKERFGRESGTQLYGQEKTVEDNRNGTYGVSYTPQSTGMHKVSVTVRDKHIQGSPFKVNVMNPGSDSFVKFGRKGSDIGEFNGIFGVAVDDEGRIIVTDCHNHRVQVFNAQGAFMFQFGRKGEGSGQFQCPTGVGIDPEGRIVVCERLSPRIQIFDRDGMFQQKFHVPDLKASTLAVDENRRIIVADSANRCIHVISLDTGQSFKFGSFGDGNGELSYPCYVAVNPQGHIIVSDMHSHRIQIFDSRGRFLFNFGRKGSQDGELQRPTGVAVMQNGHIIVADRDNHRIQVFSSDGRYFAKFGSKGEGDGQLNDPHGLALTPDGNICIADFRNNRVQVVPGGILLH from the exons ATGTGGCGAATCACGACCACTCGAAAACTGGCAGAGTTC GAGCACAAGATGGCGTCGGTTCAGCGCGATGACCTAGACCTTGGGCCGACGCCGGATTCTCCCATGATGCCAGGAAGTAATGTCAACCTGTTTTGTCCGCTGTGCCATGAGATGTTTGCAAACCCGCGCCTGCTACCCTGTCTGCATACGTTCTGCAAGCGTTGCTTGGAAAACCTCGTCCCGCCGCGTTCACACACGCTTTCCTGTCCCTCGTGCAGACTGGATGTAGCTCTCGGT GAGAGAGGAATAAATGGCTTCGCGCCTAATTTCGTCGTCACGACAATGATTGACGTGGCGGCGGTGCGTAACCATGATCAGAAGCCAATCCTGTGCAGTAGCTGCGAGGAGAAGCTGCCCGCGGCTGCGCGCTGTATAGAGTGTATGGACTTCCTGTGTTACGACTGCCGCAATGCACACATGCGCCTTAGACTTACAAAGACACATCGG GTTGTGTCTATAGAAGAGCTGCGGTCCAGTTCTCACCCTGAAGACTTGTTGCACCGCCCAATATTCTGTTCCGATCATGGTCACGAAAAACTGAG GTACTTCTGCGAATCATGTGACCAGGCCATCTGTCGTGAGTGCACCATGACAACACATTCAACCGCCAATCACAAGTACACACAGCTGACGGATACGATTGATAAGCAGACCAACTCCATACAGACATTGGTGGAGAAACTGCGAAGGAAGATACCAGCAGTTGAGCAGTCCACCAAAGACGTTGAAGAGGTCACGTGTCGCCTAGAGGCTAGAGCCGAGGTTGCCAAGTCTGAGGTGCAGAAATGCTTCCCTAGGATTCTTAAG ATCTTGCAAGATCGCGAGAAGAGCATGATGAACGAAGTCGAGTCGGTTGTTCGGCAGAAGTCCAACGTGCTAAGTATGCAGCAAGAAAGATTAGAGAACGAGCTCAAAAGGCTTAGCATCACTTGTACTTTCACAG AACAAGTCCTTCGTCATGGTAACTCGGTGGAAATCCTTGTTGTTAAAAAGCAGCTTTGTGAGCGTCTCAACGAGCTTATCACCGCCAAGTTTCAAGGCGAACCAGAGGAGAACGACATAGTGTACTTCGTAGCAAACCAGGAGGATGTCGTTAGAGCGATTGAGGGACTTGGACAGATCAAAACTAGCCAGGCGTTCCCCACGATGTGCGCGGTGGCTGACAATGTAAACCGTGCATTCAGAGGAAAGAAGAGTCTGTTTTCTGTTCAAACACG CGATCACCTAGGTAACCCGTGTTCGGGTGGTGGAGAAGACGTACTAGTCGATGTGTACTCGGCAGATGGTCGGACCGTGCCCGCTGAAGTAAGATCTGACCCGACTACGGGGAGCTACTCCAAGCGCCTAATTCACCACTCAAAT TTATCGCCGACTGACTCCTGGTCTCAAGGCCGTGAAAAAGAAAGGTTTGGGCGAGAGAGCGGGACTCAACTTTATGGACAAGAGAAAACT gTGGAAGATAATCGTAATGGTACATATGGCGTATCTTACACCCCGCAGAGCACAGGCATGCACAAG gtcTCCGTTACAGTGCGTGACAAACACATCCAGGGAAGCCCTTTCAAAGTGAACGTCATGAACCCCGGCAGTGACTCCTTTGTTAAATTCGGAAGAAAAGGCTCGGATATCGGAGAGTTTAACGGGATATTCGGGGTTGCTGTGGATGACGAGGGGCGTATTATCGTGACAGACTGCCATAATCACCGCGTCCAGGTGTTCAACGCACAGGGGGCTTTCATGTTCCAGTTTGGCCGCAAAGGGGAAGGGAGCGGCCAATTCCAGTGTCCCACAGGCGTCGGGATTGATCCAGAGGGCAGGATTGTGGTGTGCGAGAGACTCAGTCCGAGGATACAG ATCTTTGACCGCGATGGAATGTTCCAGCAAAAGTTCCACGTGCCTGACCTGAAAGCTTCTACCCTAGCCGTAGACGAAAACCGAAGGATCATAGTGGCCGACTCGGCGAATAGGTGCATTCATGTCATATCCCTGGACACAG GACAATCATTCAAATTCGGTTCGTTTGGAGACGGTAATGGCGAGCTCAGTTACCCGTGCTATGTGGCCGTTAATCCACAAGGCCATATCATCGTATCAGACATGCATAGTCATCGCATTCAG atcttCGATTCAAGAGGTAGATTCCTGTTTAATTTTGGTCGCAAGGGAAGCCAAGATGGCGAGTTGCAGAGGCCAACAGGGGTGGCCGTGATGCAGAACGGGCACATCATCGTGGCCGACCGCGATAACCACCGTATCCAAGTGTTCAGCAGTGACGGGCGATACTTCGCCAAGTTTGGCAGCAAAGGGGAGGGTGATGGCCAGCTGAACGACCCGCATGGACTGGCTCTGACACCAGACGGCAATATATGCATCGCTGACTTCCGAAATAACAGGGTTCAAGTGGTTCCAGGCGGAATTTTGTTACACTAA
- the LOC5521865 gene encoding tripartite motif-containing protein 2 isoform X5, with the protein MSKVDEREKHAIRNRLRSSLMRRIQKTAGNGNNITTDNHLPTKLPGLARKHTKDESLNVGKTILLPEALKQILKKGRPDVTRYSAKTDNSGCKQKSHQMIRRDEEAPKNVLNMASLHTSSINQTASAQTTKEHKMASVQRDDLDLGPTPDSPMMPGSNVNLFCPLCHEMFANPRLLPCLHTFCKRCLENLVPPRSHTLSCPSCRLDVALGERGINGFAPNFVVTTMIDVAAVRNHDQKPILCSSCEEKLPAAARCIECMDFLCYDCRNAHMRLRLTKTHRVVSIEELRSSSHPEDLLHRPIFCSDHGHEKLRYFCESCDQAICRECTMTTHSTANHKYTQLTDTIDKQTNSIQTLVEKLRRKIPAVEQSTKDVEEVTCRLEARAEVAKSEVQKCFPRILKILQDREKSMMNEVESVVRQKSNVLSMQQERLENELKRLSITCTFTEQVLRHGNSVEILVVKKQLCERLNELITAKFQGEPEENDIVYFVANQEDVVRAIEGLGQIKTSQAFPTMCAVADNVNRAFRGKKSLFSVQTRDHLGNPCSGGGEDVLVDVYSADGRTVPAEVRSDPTTGSYSKRLIHHSNLSPTDSWSQGREKERFGRESGTQLYGQEKTVEDNRNGTYGVSYTPQSTGMHKVSVTVRDKHIQGSPFKVNVMNPGSDSFVKFGRKGSDIGEFNGIFGVAVDDEGRIIVTDCHNHRVQVFNAQGAFMFQFGRKGEGSGQFQCPTGVGIDPEGRIVVCERLSPRIQIFDRDGMFQQKFHVPDLKASTLAVDENRRIIVADSANRCIHVISLDTGQSFKFGSFGDGNGELSYPCYVAVNPQGHIIVSDMHSHRIQIFDSRGRFLFNFGRKGSQDGELQRPTGVAVMQNGHIIVADRDNHRIQVFSSDGRYFAKFGSKGEGDGQLNDPHGLALTPDGNICIADFRNNRVQVVPGGILLH; encoded by the exons ATGTCCAAGGTAGATGAAAGAGAAAAACATGCTATTCGGAATCGACTCCGGTCGTCACTTATGCGAAGGATTCAAAAGACTGCCGGAAACGGCAATAATATTACCACCGACAACCACCTGCCAACCAAACTTCCCGGTCTTGCGAGAAAG CATACAAAGGACGAATCCCTAAATGTTGGTAAGACTATTTTGTTACCTGAAGCCCTGAAACAGATTCTGAAGAAAGGACGACCAGATGTGACCAGGTATTCAGCGAAAACAGATAACTCAGGCTGCAAGCAG AAAAGCCATCAAATGATAAGACGCGACGAGGAGGCACCCAAGAATGTCCTTAACATGGCGTCGCTTCATACAAGCAGCATTAATCAGACAGCATCCGCTCAGACCACGAAG GAGCACAAGATGGCGTCGGTTCAGCGCGATGACCTAGACCTTGGGCCGACGCCGGATTCTCCCATGATGCCAGGAAGTAATGTCAACCTGTTTTGTCCGCTGTGCCATGAGATGTTTGCAAACCCGCGCCTGCTACCCTGTCTGCATACGTTCTGCAAGCGTTGCTTGGAAAACCTCGTCCCGCCGCGTTCACACACGCTTTCCTGTCCCTCGTGCAGACTGGATGTAGCTCTCGGT GAGAGAGGAATAAATGGCTTCGCGCCTAATTTCGTCGTCACGACAATGATTGACGTGGCGGCGGTGCGTAACCATGATCAGAAGCCAATCCTGTGCAGTAGCTGCGAGGAGAAGCTGCCCGCGGCTGCGCGCTGTATAGAGTGTATGGACTTCCTGTGTTACGACTGCCGCAATGCACACATGCGCCTTAGACTTACAAAGACACATCGG GTTGTGTCTATAGAAGAGCTGCGGTCCAGTTCTCACCCTGAAGACTTGTTGCACCGCCCAATATTCTGTTCCGATCATGGTCACGAAAAACTGAG GTACTTCTGCGAATCATGTGACCAGGCCATCTGTCGTGAGTGCACCATGACAACACATTCAACCGCCAATCACAAGTACACACAGCTGACGGATACGATTGATAAGCAGACCAACTCCATACAGACATTGGTGGAGAAACTGCGAAGGAAGATACCAGCAGTTGAGCAGTCCACCAAAGACGTTGAAGAGGTCACGTGTCGCCTAGAGGCTAGAGCCGAGGTTGCCAAGTCTGAGGTGCAGAAATGCTTCCCTAGGATTCTTAAG ATCTTGCAAGATCGCGAGAAGAGCATGATGAACGAAGTCGAGTCGGTTGTTCGGCAGAAGTCCAACGTGCTAAGTATGCAGCAAGAAAGATTAGAGAACGAGCTCAAAAGGCTTAGCATCACTTGTACTTTCACAG AACAAGTCCTTCGTCATGGTAACTCGGTGGAAATCCTTGTTGTTAAAAAGCAGCTTTGTGAGCGTCTCAACGAGCTTATCACCGCCAAGTTTCAAGGCGAACCAGAGGAGAACGACATAGTGTACTTCGTAGCAAACCAGGAGGATGTCGTTAGAGCGATTGAGGGACTTGGACAGATCAAAACTAGCCAGGCGTTCCCCACGATGTGCGCGGTGGCTGACAATGTAAACCGTGCATTCAGAGGAAAGAAGAGTCTGTTTTCTGTTCAAACACG CGATCACCTAGGTAACCCGTGTTCGGGTGGTGGAGAAGACGTACTAGTCGATGTGTACTCGGCAGATGGTCGGACCGTGCCCGCTGAAGTAAGATCTGACCCGACTACGGGGAGCTACTCCAAGCGCCTAATTCACCACTCAAAT TTATCGCCGACTGACTCCTGGTCTCAAGGCCGTGAAAAAGAAAGGTTTGGGCGAGAGAGCGGGACTCAACTTTATGGACAAGAGAAAACT gTGGAAGATAATCGTAATGGTACATATGGCGTATCTTACACCCCGCAGAGCACAGGCATGCACAAG gtcTCCGTTACAGTGCGTGACAAACACATCCAGGGAAGCCCTTTCAAAGTGAACGTCATGAACCCCGGCAGTGACTCCTTTGTTAAATTCGGAAGAAAAGGCTCGGATATCGGAGAGTTTAACGGGATATTCGGGGTTGCTGTGGATGACGAGGGGCGTATTATCGTGACAGACTGCCATAATCACCGCGTCCAGGTGTTCAACGCACAGGGGGCTTTCATGTTCCAGTTTGGCCGCAAAGGGGAAGGGAGCGGCCAATTCCAGTGTCCCACAGGCGTCGGGATTGATCCAGAGGGCAGGATTGTGGTGTGCGAGAGACTCAGTCCGAGGATACAG ATCTTTGACCGCGATGGAATGTTCCAGCAAAAGTTCCACGTGCCTGACCTGAAAGCTTCTACCCTAGCCGTAGACGAAAACCGAAGGATCATAGTGGCCGACTCGGCGAATAGGTGCATTCATGTCATATCCCTGGACACAG GACAATCATTCAAATTCGGTTCGTTTGGAGACGGTAATGGCGAGCTCAGTTACCCGTGCTATGTGGCCGTTAATCCACAAGGCCATATCATCGTATCAGACATGCATAGTCATCGCATTCAG atcttCGATTCAAGAGGTAGATTCCTGTTTAATTTTGGTCGCAAGGGAAGCCAAGATGGCGAGTTGCAGAGGCCAACAGGGGTGGCCGTGATGCAGAACGGGCACATCATCGTGGCCGACCGCGATAACCACCGTATCCAAGTGTTCAGCAGTGACGGGCGATACTTCGCCAAGTTTGGCAGCAAAGGGGAGGGTGATGGCCAGCTGAACGACCCGCATGGACTGGCTCTGACACCAGACGGCAATATATGCATCGCTGACTTCCGAAATAACAGGGTTCAAGTGGTTCCAGGCGGAATTTTGTTACACTAA
- the LOC5521865 gene encoding tripartite motif-containing protein 2 isoform X4 has translation MSKVDEREKHAIRNRLRSSLMRRIQKTAGNGNNITTDNHLPTKLPGLARKKTLSMDQVSTQTLVQKTAQFNGRGNETKNMQSLPVPLQKSHNRPKEREATTPIKQSTRTKRAISDSKKQRNACEGSIPRKCSEVSRVNAPWSPRKRAGDSGKKILYSTSNPVKQAVVIDKHEPKEHTKDESLNVGKTILLPEALKQILKKGRPDVTRYSAKTDNSGCKQKSHQMIRRDEEAPKNVLNMASLHTSSINQTASAQTTKEHKMASVQRDDLDLGPTPDSPMMPGSNVNLFCPLCHEMFANPRLLPCLHTFCKRCLENLVPPRSHTLSCPSCRLDVALGERGINGFAPNFVVTTMIDVAAVRNHDQKPILCSSCEEKLPAAARCIECMDFLCYDCRNAHMRLRLTKTHRVVSIEELRSSSHPEDLLHRPIFCSDHGHEKLRYFCESCDQAICRECTMTTHSTANHKYTQLTDTIDKQTNSIQTLVEKLRRKIPAVEQSTKDVEEVTCRLEARAEVAKSEVQKCFPRILKILQDREKSMMNEVESVVRQKSNVLSMQQERLENELKRLSITCTFTEQVLRHGNSVEILVVKKQLCERLNELITAKFQGEPEENDIVYFVANQEDVVRAIEGLGQIKTSQAFPTMCAVADNVNRAFRGKKSLFSVQTRDHLGNPCSGGGEDVLVDVYSADGRTVPAEVEDNRNGTYGVSYTPQSTGMHKVSVTVRDKHIQGSPFKVNVMNPGSDSFVKFGRKGSDIGEFNGIFGVAVDDEGRIIVTDCHNHRVQVFNAQGAFMFQFGRKGEGSGQFQCPTGVGIDPEGRIVVCERLSPRIQIFDRDGMFQQKFHVPDLKASTLAVDENRRIIVADSANRCIHVISLDTGQSFKFGSFGDGNGELSYPCYVAVNPQGHIIVSDMHSHRIQIFDSRGRFLFNFGRKGSQDGELQRPTGVAVMQNGHIIVADRDNHRIQVFSSDGRYFAKFGSKGEGDGQLNDPHGLALTPDGNICIADFRNNRVQVVPGGILLH, from the exons ATGTCCAAGGTAGATGAAAGAGAAAAACATGCTATTCGGAATCGACTCCGGTCGTCACTTATGCGAAGGATTCAAAAGACTGCCGGAAACGGCAATAATATTACCACCGACAACCACCTGCCAACCAAACTTCCCGGTCTTGCGAGAAAG AAAACACTATCAATGGACCAGGTGTCTACTCAAACCCTTGTGCAGAAGACTGCGCAATTCAATGGTCGGGGAAACGAAACCAAGAACATGCAGTCTCTTCCAGTGCCTCTACAAAAAAGCCACAATAGACCTAAAGAACGCGAAGCAACCACCCCAATAAAACAGTCTACCAGAACAAAGAGGGCAATTAGTGACagtaaaaaacaaagaaatgcaTGCGAAGGAAGCATTCCAAGAAAATGTTCCGAAGTATCACGAGTGAATGCGCCGTGGTCTCCCAGAAAACGAGCTGGTGACTCAGGGAAGAAAATCCTATATTCCACAAGCAATCCAGTCAAACAAGCTGTAGTTATAGATAAACACGAACCCAAGGAG CATACAAAGGACGAATCCCTAAATGTTGGTAAGACTATTTTGTTACCTGAAGCCCTGAAACAGATTCTGAAGAAAGGACGACCAGATGTGACCAGGTATTCAGCGAAAACAGATAACTCAGGCTGCAAGCAG AAAAGCCATCAAATGATAAGACGCGACGAGGAGGCACCCAAGAATGTCCTTAACATGGCGTCGCTTCATACAAGCAGCATTAATCAGACAGCATCCGCTCAGACCACGAAG GAGCACAAGATGGCGTCGGTTCAGCGCGATGACCTAGACCTTGGGCCGACGCCGGATTCTCCCATGATGCCAGGAAGTAATGTCAACCTGTTTTGTCCGCTGTGCCATGAGATGTTTGCAAACCCGCGCCTGCTACCCTGTCTGCATACGTTCTGCAAGCGTTGCTTGGAAAACCTCGTCCCGCCGCGTTCACACACGCTTTCCTGTCCCTCGTGCAGACTGGATGTAGCTCTCGGT GAGAGAGGAATAAATGGCTTCGCGCCTAATTTCGTCGTCACGACAATGATTGACGTGGCGGCGGTGCGTAACCATGATCAGAAGCCAATCCTGTGCAGTAGCTGCGAGGAGAAGCTGCCCGCGGCTGCGCGCTGTATAGAGTGTATGGACTTCCTGTGTTACGACTGCCGCAATGCACACATGCGCCTTAGACTTACAAAGACACATCGG GTTGTGTCTATAGAAGAGCTGCGGTCCAGTTCTCACCCTGAAGACTTGTTGCACCGCCCAATATTCTGTTCCGATCATGGTCACGAAAAACTGAG GTACTTCTGCGAATCATGTGACCAGGCCATCTGTCGTGAGTGCACCATGACAACACATTCAACCGCCAATCACAAGTACACACAGCTGACGGATACGATTGATAAGCAGACCAACTCCATACAGACATTGGTGGAGAAACTGCGAAGGAAGATACCAGCAGTTGAGCAGTCCACCAAAGACGTTGAAGAGGTCACGTGTCGCCTAGAGGCTAGAGCCGAGGTTGCCAAGTCTGAGGTGCAGAAATGCTTCCCTAGGATTCTTAAG ATCTTGCAAGATCGCGAGAAGAGCATGATGAACGAAGTCGAGTCGGTTGTTCGGCAGAAGTCCAACGTGCTAAGTATGCAGCAAGAAAGATTAGAGAACGAGCTCAAAAGGCTTAGCATCACTTGTACTTTCACAG AACAAGTCCTTCGTCATGGTAACTCGGTGGAAATCCTTGTTGTTAAAAAGCAGCTTTGTGAGCGTCTCAACGAGCTTATCACCGCCAAGTTTCAAGGCGAACCAGAGGAGAACGACATAGTGTACTTCGTAGCAAACCAGGAGGATGTCGTTAGAGCGATTGAGGGACTTGGACAGATCAAAACTAGCCAGGCGTTCCCCACGATGTGCGCGGTGGCTGACAATGTAAACCGTGCATTCAGAGGAAAGAAGAGTCTGTTTTCTGTTCAAACACG CGATCACCTAGGTAACCCGTGTTCGGGTGGTGGAGAAGACGTACTAGTCGATGTGTACTCGGCAGATGGTCGGACCGTGCCCGCTGAA gTGGAAGATAATCGTAATGGTACATATGGCGTATCTTACACCCCGCAGAGCACAGGCATGCACAAG gtcTCCGTTACAGTGCGTGACAAACACATCCAGGGAAGCCCTTTCAAAGTGAACGTCATGAACCCCGGCAGTGACTCCTTTGTTAAATTCGGAAGAAAAGGCTCGGATATCGGAGAGTTTAACGGGATATTCGGGGTTGCTGTGGATGACGAGGGGCGTATTATCGTGACAGACTGCCATAATCACCGCGTCCAGGTGTTCAACGCACAGGGGGCTTTCATGTTCCAGTTTGGCCGCAAAGGGGAAGGGAGCGGCCAATTCCAGTGTCCCACAGGCGTCGGGATTGATCCAGAGGGCAGGATTGTGGTGTGCGAGAGACTCAGTCCGAGGATACAG ATCTTTGACCGCGATGGAATGTTCCAGCAAAAGTTCCACGTGCCTGACCTGAAAGCTTCTACCCTAGCCGTAGACGAAAACCGAAGGATCATAGTGGCCGACTCGGCGAATAGGTGCATTCATGTCATATCCCTGGACACAG GACAATCATTCAAATTCGGTTCGTTTGGAGACGGTAATGGCGAGCTCAGTTACCCGTGCTATGTGGCCGTTAATCCACAAGGCCATATCATCGTATCAGACATGCATAGTCATCGCATTCAG atcttCGATTCAAGAGGTAGATTCCTGTTTAATTTTGGTCGCAAGGGAAGCCAAGATGGCGAGTTGCAGAGGCCAACAGGGGTGGCCGTGATGCAGAACGGGCACATCATCGTGGCCGACCGCGATAACCACCGTATCCAAGTGTTCAGCAGTGACGGGCGATACTTCGCCAAGTTTGGCAGCAAAGGGGAGGGTGATGGCCAGCTGAACGACCCGCATGGACTGGCTCTGACACCAGACGGCAATATATGCATCGCTGACTTCCGAAATAACAGGGTTCAAGTGGTTCCAGGCGGAATTTTGTTACACTAA
- the LOC5521865 gene encoding tripartite motif-containing protein 2 isoform X11, with the protein MWRITTTRKLAEFEHKMASVQRDDLDLGPTPDSPMMPGSNVNLFCPLCHEMFANPRLLPCLHTFCKRCLENLVPPRSHTLSCPSCRLDVALGERGINGFAPNFVVTTMIDVAAVRNHDQKPILCSSCEEKLPAAARCIECMDFLCYDCRNAHMRLRLTKTHRVVSIEELRSSSHPEDLLHRPIFCSDHGHEKLRYFCESCDQAICRECTMTTHSTANHKYTQLTDTIDKQTNSIQTLVEKLRRKIPAVEQSTKDVEEVTCRLEARAEVAKSEVQKCFPRILKILQDREKSMMNEVESVVRQKSNVLSMQQERLENELKRLSITCTFTEQVLRHGNSVEILVVKKQLCERLNELITAKFQGEPEENDIVYFVANQEDVVRAIEGLGQIKTSQAFPTMCAVADNVNRAFRGKKSLFSVQTRDHLGNPCSGGGEDVLVDVYSADGRTVPAEVRSDPTTGSYSKRLIHHSNVEDNRNGTYGVSYTPQSTGMHKVSVTVRDKHIQGSPFKVNVMNPGSDSFVKFGRKGSDIGEFNGIFGVAVDDEGRIIVTDCHNHRVQVFNAQGAFMFQFGRKGEGSGQFQCPTGVGIDPEGRIVVCERLSPRIQIFDRDGMFQQKFHVPDLKASTLAVDENRRIIVADSANRCIHVISLDTGQSFKFGSFGDGNGELSYPCYVAVNPQGHIIVSDMHSHRIQIFDSRGRFLFNFGRKGSQDGELQRPTGVAVMQNGHIIVADRDNHRIQVFSSDGRYFAKFGSKGEGDGQLNDPHGLALTPDGNICIADFRNNRVQVVPGGILLH; encoded by the exons ATGTGGCGAATCACGACCACTCGAAAACTGGCAGAGTTC GAGCACAAGATGGCGTCGGTTCAGCGCGATGACCTAGACCTTGGGCCGACGCCGGATTCTCCCATGATGCCAGGAAGTAATGTCAACCTGTTTTGTCCGCTGTGCCATGAGATGTTTGCAAACCCGCGCCTGCTACCCTGTCTGCATACGTTCTGCAAGCGTTGCTTGGAAAACCTCGTCCCGCCGCGTTCACACACGCTTTCCTGTCCCTCGTGCAGACTGGATGTAGCTCTCGGT GAGAGAGGAATAAATGGCTTCGCGCCTAATTTCGTCGTCACGACAATGATTGACGTGGCGGCGGTGCGTAACCATGATCAGAAGCCAATCCTGTGCAGTAGCTGCGAGGAGAAGCTGCCCGCGGCTGCGCGCTGTATAGAGTGTATGGACTTCCTGTGTTACGACTGCCGCAATGCACACATGCGCCTTAGACTTACAAAGACACATCGG GTTGTGTCTATAGAAGAGCTGCGGTCCAGTTCTCACCCTGAAGACTTGTTGCACCGCCCAATATTCTGTTCCGATCATGGTCACGAAAAACTGAG GTACTTCTGCGAATCATGTGACCAGGCCATCTGTCGTGAGTGCACCATGACAACACATTCAACCGCCAATCACAAGTACACACAGCTGACGGATACGATTGATAAGCAGACCAACTCCATACAGACATTGGTGGAGAAACTGCGAAGGAAGATACCAGCAGTTGAGCAGTCCACCAAAGACGTTGAAGAGGTCACGTGTCGCCTAGAGGCTAGAGCCGAGGTTGCCAAGTCTGAGGTGCAGAAATGCTTCCCTAGGATTCTTAAG ATCTTGCAAGATCGCGAGAAGAGCATGATGAACGAAGTCGAGTCGGTTGTTCGGCAGAAGTCCAACGTGCTAAGTATGCAGCAAGAAAGATTAGAGAACGAGCTCAAAAGGCTTAGCATCACTTGTACTTTCACAG AACAAGTCCTTCGTCATGGTAACTCGGTGGAAATCCTTGTTGTTAAAAAGCAGCTTTGTGAGCGTCTCAACGAGCTTATCACCGCCAAGTTTCAAGGCGAACCAGAGGAGAACGACATAGTGTACTTCGTAGCAAACCAGGAGGATGTCGTTAGAGCGATTGAGGGACTTGGACAGATCAAAACTAGCCAGGCGTTCCCCACGATGTGCGCGGTGGCTGACAATGTAAACCGTGCATTCAGAGGAAAGAAGAGTCTGTTTTCTGTTCAAACACG CGATCACCTAGGTAACCCGTGTTCGGGTGGTGGAGAAGACGTACTAGTCGATGTGTACTCGGCAGATGGTCGGACCGTGCCCGCTGAAGTAAGATCTGACCCGACTACGGGGAGCTACTCCAAGCGCCTAATTCACCACTCAAAT gTGGAAGATAATCGTAATGGTACATATGGCGTATCTTACACCCCGCAGAGCACAGGCATGCACAAG gtcTCCGTTACAGTGCGTGACAAACACATCCAGGGAAGCCCTTTCAAAGTGAACGTCATGAACCCCGGCAGTGACTCCTTTGTTAAATTCGGAAGAAAAGGCTCGGATATCGGAGAGTTTAACGGGATATTCGGGGTTGCTGTGGATGACGAGGGGCGTATTATCGTGACAGACTGCCATAATCACCGCGTCCAGGTGTTCAACGCACAGGGGGCTTTCATGTTCCAGTTTGGCCGCAAAGGGGAAGGGAGCGGCCAATTCCAGTGTCCCACAGGCGTCGGGATTGATCCAGAGGGCAGGATTGTGGTGTGCGAGAGACTCAGTCCGAGGATACAG ATCTTTGACCGCGATGGAATGTTCCAGCAAAAGTTCCACGTGCCTGACCTGAAAGCTTCTACCCTAGCCGTAGACGAAAACCGAAGGATCATAGTGGCCGACTCGGCGAATAGGTGCATTCATGTCATATCCCTGGACACAG GACAATCATTCAAATTCGGTTCGTTTGGAGACGGTAATGGCGAGCTCAGTTACCCGTGCTATGTGGCCGTTAATCCACAAGGCCATATCATCGTATCAGACATGCATAGTCATCGCATTCAG atcttCGATTCAAGAGGTAGATTCCTGTTTAATTTTGGTCGCAAGGGAAGCCAAGATGGCGAGTTGCAGAGGCCAACAGGGGTGGCCGTGATGCAGAACGGGCACATCATCGTGGCCGACCGCGATAACCACCGTATCCAAGTGTTCAGCAGTGACGGGCGATACTTCGCCAAGTTTGGCAGCAAAGGGGAGGGTGATGGCCAGCTGAACGACCCGCATGGACTGGCTCTGACACCAGACGGCAATATATGCATCGCTGACTTCCGAAATAACAGGGTTCAAGTGGTTCCAGGCGGAATTTTGTTACACTAA